One genomic segment of Caldimonas brevitalea includes these proteins:
- the ccmC gene encoding heme ABC transporter permease CcmC → MKTLWRYASPAVFAPLAGRWWPIFAVAAIGFAAVGLYLAFLVAPTDAQQGEVYRLLYLHVPAAWMSMFIYFVMAVYAGLGLVLHTRLSTMMARALAPTGTLYCVLALLSGAVWGKPTWGTWWVWDARLSSQLMLLCLYLGFLALQDAFDDRERGERAAGLLAVVGIVNLPIIYFSVVWWNTLHQGASLSPSEGARVAPVMLAALLTMTLACWSHAVAAALVRVRCLIAERDADTVSAVRAATSPVAVPAAAAVQKGSHP, encoded by the coding sequence ATGAAGACACTCTGGCGTTACGCCTCACCGGCCGTGTTCGCGCCGCTCGCCGGGCGCTGGTGGCCGATATTCGCCGTCGCCGCCATCGGGTTCGCCGCGGTGGGCCTCTATCTGGCGTTTCTCGTCGCGCCGACCGATGCCCAGCAGGGCGAGGTCTACCGCCTGCTGTACCTGCACGTGCCGGCGGCCTGGATGTCGATGTTCATCTACTTCGTGATGGCCGTGTACGCCGGGCTGGGTCTGGTGTTGCACACCCGTTTGTCCACCATGATGGCCCGCGCGCTGGCGCCGACCGGCACGCTGTACTGCGTGCTGGCGCTGCTCAGCGGTGCCGTCTGGGGCAAGCCGACCTGGGGCACGTGGTGGGTGTGGGATGCACGGCTGAGTTCGCAGCTGATGTTGCTGTGCCTGTACCTCGGCTTTCTGGCCTTGCAGGATGCCTTCGACGACCGGGAACGCGGCGAGCGTGCGGCCGGCCTGCTGGCCGTGGTCGGCATCGTCAACCTGCCCATCATCTACTTCTCGGTGGTGTGGTGGAACACCTTGCACCAGGGCGCCAGTTTGTCGCCATCGGAGGGCGCCCGGGTGGCGCCGGTGATGCTGGCTGCGTTGCTGACGATGACGCTGGCGTGCTGGTCTCATGCCGTGGCCGCCGCGCTGGTGCGCGTGCGTTGCCTGATTGCGGAACGGGACGCGGACACGGTGAGCGCCGTGCGAGCGGCAACGTCCCCGGTGGCCGTGCCCGCCGCTGCAGCCGTACAGAAAGGAAGCCATCCATGA
- the ccmD gene encoding heme exporter protein CcmD, whose amino-acid sequence MNIDWSLFWHMGGQGPYVWGAYGAALALVAAEAIGLWRRARRVRELRRETVEDRT is encoded by the coding sequence ATGAACATCGACTGGAGCCTGTTCTGGCATATGGGCGGGCAGGGGCCCTATGTGTGGGGGGCCTATGGCGCGGCGCTGGCGCTGGTGGCAGCCGAGGCGATCGGCTTGTGGCGGCGCGCCCGCCGCGTGCGCGAGCTGCGCCGCGAGACGGTGGAGGACCGTACATGA
- a CDS encoding nitrate reductase cytochrome c-type subunit yields the protein MKLPSLAAALLLLSGLALALPAQAVDTTDRMRGAPIDQTTVPPPIANTDNSDVRRTRNYAMQPPVVPHKIDGYQLDKNANRCMFCHARAKTQESQAPMISVSHFMDRDGNFLAELSPRRYFCLQCHVPQAQLNPLVENRFIDVDTLLNAPAPAAGTRGRKK from the coding sequence ATGAAACTGCCCTCGCTTGCCGCCGCCTTGCTGCTGCTGTCGGGCCTCGCGCTCGCCCTGCCGGCACAGGCTGTCGATACCACCGACCGCATGCGCGGCGCACCGATCGACCAGACCACCGTGCCGCCGCCGATCGCCAACACCGACAACAGCGACGTCCGCCGCACCCGCAACTATGCGATGCAGCCGCCGGTGGTGCCGCACAAGATCGACGGCTACCAGCTCGACAAGAACGCCAACCGCTGCATGTTCTGCCATGCGCGCGCCAAGACGCAGGAAAGCCAGGCGCCGATGATCAGCGTCAGCCATTTCATGGACCGGGACGGCAACTTCCTGGCCGAGCTGTCGCCGCGTCGCTACTTCTGCCTGCAGTGCCACGTGCCGCAAGCGCAGCTGAACCCGCTGGTCGAGAACCGCTTCATCGATGTCGACACCTTGCTGAACGCACCGGCGCCGGCTGCCGGCACCCGGGGCCGCAAGAAATAG
- the ccmA gene encoding cytochrome c biogenesis heme-transporting ATPase CcmA → MLGVRDLALVRGERRLASGLQFDLPAGRALRIAGANGSGKTTLLRTLCGLRPARGGQVLWNGVPLPRAGDALREELVCLGHHDGLHEDLTAAENLQVLMSLGGEAVTPGAIAAALATAGLQGQQYLPVRSLSQGQRRRAALARLALTRKRLWVLDEPLAALDAEGRAAFIATLQRHLLGGGLAVFTCHADSWSHTESIQCLSLPGPQ, encoded by the coding sequence ATGCTGGGCGTGCGCGACCTGGCGCTGGTGCGCGGCGAACGACGCCTCGCGAGCGGCTTGCAGTTCGACCTGCCGGCCGGCCGCGCCTTGCGCATCGCCGGCGCCAACGGCAGCGGCAAGACCACCTTGCTGCGCACCTTGTGCGGGCTGCGGCCGGCGCGCGGAGGTCAGGTGCTGTGGAATGGTGTGCCGCTGCCCCGCGCGGGTGACGCGCTGCGCGAGGAACTGGTCTGTCTCGGCCACCACGACGGCCTGCACGAAGACCTCACGGCTGCCGAAAACCTGCAGGTGTTGATGTCGCTCGGCGGCGAGGCGGTCACACCTGGTGCCATCGCGGCAGCGCTGGCGACCGCTGGGCTGCAGGGCCAACAATACCTGCCGGTGCGCAGCCTCTCGCAAGGCCAGCGCCGCCGTGCCGCTCTGGCGCGGCTCGCGCTGACGCGCAAGCGGTTGTGGGTGCTCGACGAACCGCTGGCCGCGCTCGACGCAGAGGGCCGTGCCGCATTCATCGCGACGCTGCAGCGTCACTTGCTCGGCGGCGGTTTGGCCGTGTTCACTTGTCATGCCGATTCATGGTCGCACACCGAATCGATACAGTGCTTGAGCCTCCCCGGGCCGCAGTGA
- a CDS encoding heme exporter protein CcmB, translated as MFGRGVRLAWRRRVDSAASLAFFLIVAALFPLALMSEARSGLAPAATWIAALLATTLGSLRLFTDDAANGVLDQLLLAPGGTGLAVGGLLCAHFVTVGAPLLGASPLVALFYDLSFEQWARLAVSLLLGLPALCVLSALGAALTLGARAGGLLLALLVVPWGVPVLLFGIGAAQGISNGAMLLLAAATLFALALGPWGVGAALRMNAE; from the coding sequence ATGTTCGGTCGCGGCGTGCGTCTGGCCTGGCGGCGGCGGGTCGACAGCGCCGCCTCGCTGGCCTTTTTCCTGATCGTCGCGGCGCTGTTCCCGCTGGCGCTGATGTCCGAGGCACGTTCGGGGCTGGCACCGGCGGCCACCTGGATCGCGGCCCTGCTCGCCACGACGCTCGGCAGCCTGCGGCTGTTCACCGACGACGCGGCCAACGGCGTGCTCGACCAGCTGCTGCTCGCGCCGGGCGGCACCGGCCTCGCGGTAGGCGGCCTGCTGTGCGCCCACTTCGTGACGGTCGGCGCGCCGCTGCTCGGTGCGTCGCCCTTGGTGGCGTTGTTCTACGACCTGTCGTTCGAACAGTGGGCCCGCCTGGCCGTGTCGCTGCTGCTCGGCTTGCCCGCGTTGTGCGTGCTGTCGGCCCTGGGCGCGGCGCTCACGCTCGGGGCCCGCGCCGGTGGCCTGTTGCTGGCCCTGCTTGTCGTGCCATGGGGGGTGCCGGTGCTGTTGTTCGGGATTGGTGCCGCGCAGGGAATATCCAATGGGGCAATGCTGCTGCTGGCCGCGGCGACGTTGTTTGCCCTGGCGCTCGGCCCGTGGGGGGTCGGCGCCGCTCTCAGGATGAACGCCGAATGA
- a CDS encoding cytochrome c3 family protein yields the protein MFKLMRRYWTVLWRPSRYFSLGFLTIVGFVAGTLFWGGFNTALELTNTERFCIGCHEMHDNVYQELQGTIHFTNRSGVRAKCSDCHVPHEWTAKMARKMQASKEVWGKIFGTIDTPEKFAEHRLMLAQNEWKRMKANDSLECRNCHEFAYMDFTRQSKRASEAHSKYLASGEKTCIDCHKGIAHRLPDMSGVQ from the coding sequence ATGTTCAAGTTGATGCGCCGTTACTGGACCGTGCTGTGGCGCCCGAGCCGCTACTTCAGCCTCGGCTTTCTGACCATCGTCGGCTTCGTCGCCGGCACCTTGTTCTGGGGTGGCTTCAACACCGCGCTGGAGTTGACCAACACCGAGCGCTTTTGCATCGGCTGCCACGAGATGCACGACAACGTCTACCAGGAGCTGCAGGGCACCATCCACTTCACCAACCGCAGCGGTGTGCGCGCGAAGTGTTCCGACTGCCATGTGCCGCACGAATGGACCGCCAAGATGGCGCGCAAGATGCAGGCCTCTAAAGAGGTGTGGGGCAAGATCTTCGGCACCATCGACACACCGGAGAAGTTCGCCGAGCACCGGTTGATGCTGGCCCAGAACGAATGGAAGCGCATGAAGGCGAACGACTCGCTCGAATGTCGCAACTGCCACGAGTTCGCCTACATGGACTTCACCCGCCAGAGCAAGCGCGCGTCCGAAGCGCACTCGAAGTACCTCGCCAGCGGCGAGAAGACCTGCATCGACTGCCACAAGGGCATTGCGCACCGCCTGCCCGACATGTCGGGTGTGCAGTGA